In Acidobacteriota bacterium, the genomic window GGAGGCGTGCGGCCTGCATGCGGTGCAGCTTCACGGCAACTACACGCCTGCTGATGGACGACGGTTGCGGGATCGCGCCCAGGTGGCGGTGTGGCGGGCGGTGAGCATGCCCAAAGGCGCCGAGGCGGGGCTGGAGTGGGCCGATGTCGCCGAGCGTTTTCTGCTGGATCACGCCGGCAAGGATGGCGTCTCCGGCGGCAGCGGACAGAGCTTCGATTGGGCGCAGGCGCGGGTGTTCGCGCGCGAGCTGGCGGCGCGCGTGCGAACGGGCGCGCCGGTTCCGGGCATCGTGATTGCCGGCGGACTGAAAGCGAAAAATGTCGCCGAAGCCTTGCGGAAGTCGGGAGCCGAGGGCGCCGATACGTCGTCGGGCGTGGAGAGCAAGGCCGGAAAGAAAGATCCGGAGGCGGTGCAGGCGTTCTGTCACGCGGCGCGGGGCGTGCTGCTGCTGCGTCGCAATGCCGTGCCGGTGCCGGCAAATACTTCCGGCGCGGCGGGAGCGGCGCCGGGGCGGTTCGGCCGCTACGGCGGACGCTATGTGCCGGAAACGCTGGTGCATCCGCTGGACGAGCTGGTGTCGGCCTACGAAGAGGCCAAGCGCGACCCTTCCTTTACCGCCGAGCTGAACGAGCTGCTGCAGAAATTCGCCGGGCGGCCGACACCGCTGACGTTTGCGCCCCGCCTGACGGCGGAGCTGGGCGGCGCCCGGATCTATCTCAAGCGCGAAGACCTGCTGCACACCGGCGCGCACAAGATCAACAACTGCCTGGGGCAGGCGCTGCTGGCGCGGCGGATGGGCAAGCGGCGCATCATTGCCGAGACCGGCGCGGGCCAGCACGGCGTGGCGACGGCAACGGTGTGCGCGCATTTCGGGATGGAATGCGTCGTGTACATGGGCGCCGACGACATGGCGCGGCAGGCGCTGAACGTGGCGCGCATGCGGCTGCTGGGGGCGGAAGTGCGGGCGGTGAACTCAGGAAGCCGCACGCTCAAGGACGCAATCAATGAGGCCATGCGCGACTGGGTGAGCCGCTGCACGGACACACATTACTTGTTGGGGTCGGTGCTGGGCGCACATCCGTATCCGGCCATGGTGCGGGATTTTCACATCTGCATCGGGCGGGAGGCGCGGCAGCAGATTCTGGCGGCGGAGGGACGGCTGCCGGCGGCGCTGATCGCCTGCGTGGGCGGAGGGTCAAACGCCATCGGGCTGTTTCACGCGTTTCTCAACGACCCCGGCGTAGCGCTGATTGGTGTGGAAGCAGGCGGCCGGGGGACGGCCTTGGGCCAGCATGCCGCGCGCTTTCAGGCAGGTGAGGGCGGCGGGACGCCGGGCGTGCTGCAAGGGACATTCTCCTACCTGCTGCAGGATGCCTACGGACAGGTGGCGCCGACACACTCGATATCGGCGGGCCTGGATTATCCTTCGGTGGGGCCGGAGCACGCGGAGCTGCACGACCGGCGGCGCGCGGAGTACGTGGCTGCGGATGATGCCGCAGCGCTCGAAGCGTGTCAGCGATTGTCACGGTTGGAAGGCATCATTCCGGCGCTGGAATCGGCCCATGCGGTGGCCGAGGCCTGCCGGCGCGCGCCACAGATGGAACTGGACAGCGCGATGATCATCAATATCTCCGGGCGCGGCGATAAGGACATGGACATTCTCACGCGGGAGCTCAAACTGAACGCATGAGCCGGCTGGAGCGTATCTTTGCCGAAAGCCAGACGCAACCGCGGGCGCTGATCCCCTACCTGACGATCGGCGATCCGACGCTCGACGCCAGCCGCGCGATTGCGCTGGCGCTGGCGGAAGCGGGCGCCGACATTATCGAGCTGGGCGTGCCCTTCAGCGACCCGGTGGCGGATGGGCCGGTGATTCAGGCCGCAAGCCAGCGCGCGCTGGCACAGGGCGTGCATTTGAGCGACGTGCTGGCGACGGCGCGCGCGATCCGCGATCGATCCAAGGTAGGACTGCTGCTGTTCAGCTATTACAACCCCATCCTGCGCTATGGCCTGGAGCCGTTCGCACGGGATGCGGCGGCAGCCGGATGCGACGGCGTGCTGGTGACGGATTTAATTCCCGAGGAAGCCGGCGATTACCGCCGCATTCTGCAGGCGGCGGGACTGGACACGGTCTTTCTGGTGGCGCCGACTTCGCCGCCGGAGCGGCTGGGAGCGATCGCGGCGGCGAGCAGCGGATTCATCTACGCGGTTTCGCGGCTGGGAGTAACCGGCGGCAGCACCAGTGCCGGCAGCAGCCGGGATTTGATTGCGGAGCTGCGGCGGCATACCAAGCTGCCGGTCGCGGTTGGGTTTGGCATCGCCAGCGCGGAACAGGTGAGCGCGGTCGCGGCATATGCGGATGGCGCGGTAGTGGGTTCGGCGCTGGTGAGCGCGATCGCCGCAGCGGCGCCGGGAACCGAGGCGGCGGCGGCGGCGCGGTTCTTGAAAGGCCTGAGAAATGGACATCGCTGAATGGCGCAAGCAAATTGACACGCTGGATCAGCAACTGGTGGCGCTGCTGAACCAGCGCTGTCGCTGCGCCCTGGCGATCGGCGAGCTGAAGCAGGCGCAGGGCCTGCCGATTGCCGAGCAGGAACGCGAAGAACGGGTGCTGGCCAATATCCGGGCGGCCAACCGGGATTGCGGCGGGCCGATCGATGATGCCGCGCTGGAACGCATCTTTAACTGCATCATGGCGGAAATGCGGCGCTTGCAAGGGACGGGAAGCTAGCGCGCGAGCGCCGCGAGCAAAGCCCCAACCACCAGGGCCAGGGCACCGATGAGGAAGATGGGCTCGTAGCGGCTGGCGTGGGCGTAGATGCCGGAAAAGGCCATGGCGGCGGCGGCGTAGGCGCTGGAAAAGGCGAGCGTCATCACGCCCCAGGCGCGGGTGCGGCGGGCAGGCGGGGTCAGCTCGACCGTGCGCGCGGCAAATAGGGTGGTGGCGCCCATGCCGGCGGCGCCGACTAGCAGCGAGGAAATCACCAGCGGACCGGTCGTGGTCGCCCAGAGCGGCAGCGCCAAGCCCAGCGCCTCGATGACCATGCCGGCTGCGAGACTGCGGCGGACACCGAACCGGTCACCCAGCCAGCCGGCGGCGAGCGGACCGAAGGTGACGCCGATGCCAAATAAGAGGTAATCGTGACCACCGGCCTGCAAGCCGCGACTGAGCTGGCGGGCGATGAAATCGACCCAAAAGAGCGAGTGCGGAGCAAAGCCGACGGCGTTGCAGCAGTAGGCGGCGAACAGCCATACGAACGCCCAGGCGCCGGCGTCGCGCACTCGCGCTCCCCCGGGCATTGACTGGCGCCTGGCACCGAGTGGTGGAGGCGGGGCAACCTCAGCCGGGGCAACCGCCATTACGCTCCAACCGCTCCAGACGATGGCGGTGAGCACAAAGCCGAGTAGTGCGAGCAAGAGCCAGGCGGCGGGCAAGCCCAGACGCACAAGCGCCGGGATGGCTTCGCCGGAAAAAATCATGCCCACGCCGACCCCGCCGAAGATCAAGCCGCCGACTACGCCGCGGGTGCGCGCCGGCACGAGAGCCAGAATGCTGGGCACCGCCAACACCATGAGCACGCCAGCGGCAACGCCGGCCAGCAGGCGCCAAACGGCGTACCAGGCAAATCCCCAATTCAGGGAGCAGGCGGCAAGGCTTCCGGAAGCCACCAGCATGGCCGCGCGCAGCCAGGGAGCGGGAGCACGATGGGCCAGCCAAGTGCCGGTGATGACCGCGCCAATGAGATAGCCCACCAGGTTGACAGAGGCCAGAAAGTCCGCAACCCCGGGCGTGAACCAGCGCGCGTGCACCAACGCGGGAATCAACGGAGAGTAGCCAAAACGGGCAATGCCGAGACCTACGAACAGGGCCACCGCACCCAGCATTGCAGTCCGCCAGGGGGAGAGAATGGGCGCGGTCAGGCGCGAGGTGGGTTCCGGCATGAGGAATCTCATTTTCCCATGCGCGGCTGCCTACTCTGCGATACAGTGGCGCCTGAGGAACCAGATATGCGCCGTTATTTACCGTTTTTGCTGCTGAGCGTGATTGCCGTTGTCGCCTGCTCGTCGGCCGGATCGAAAGCCGCCAAGCCGGATCCGCGCCTGACCGGAGCGTATATGAGGCCGGCGCAGCAAGGCTGGTATTTTGTGCATCTGCAAGGGCCGCCGGGCACGATCGGCTACCAGAACGGCTATTTACTGGCGCCGCGAATTGAGGATTTGCTGCAGGTGGTAGAGCTGGAACAGACGCACGACAGCCACCGGCCCTGGAGTTTTTTCCGGACCGAAGCGAAAGCAGAGATGTGGCCGCACATCGAGGCGGAATACCAGCAGGAGTTGCA contains:
- a CDS encoding chorismate mutase, whose amino-acid sequence is MDIAEWRKQIDTLDQQLVALLNQRCRCALAIGELKQAQGLPIAEQEREERVLANIRAANRDCGGPIDDAALERIFNCIMAEMRRLQGTGS
- a CDS encoding YbfB/YjiJ family MFS transporter, whose protein sequence is MRFLMPEPTSRLTAPILSPWRTAMLGAVALFVGLGIARFGYSPLIPALVHARWFTPGVADFLASVNLVGYLIGAVITGTWLAHRAPAPWLRAAMLVASGSLAACSLNWGFAWYAVWRLLAGVAAGVLMVLAVPSILALVPARTRGVVGGLIFGGVGVGMIFSGEAIPALVRLGLPAAWLLLALLGFVLTAIVWSGWSVMAVAPAEVAPPPPLGARRQSMPGGARVRDAGAWAFVWLFAAYCCNAVGFAPHSLFWVDFIARQLSRGLQAGGHDYLLFGIGVTFGPLAAGWLGDRFGVRRSLAAGMVIEALGLALPLWATTTGPLVISSLLVGAAGMGATTLFAARTVELTPPARRTRAWGVMTLAFSSAYAAAAMAFSGIYAHASRYEPIFLIGALALVVGALLAALAR
- a CDS encoding tryptophan synthase subunit alpha; its protein translation is MSRLERIFAESQTQPRALIPYLTIGDPTLDASRAIALALAEAGADIIELGVPFSDPVADGPVIQAASQRALAQGVHLSDVLATARAIRDRSKVGLLLFSYYNPILRYGLEPFARDAAAAGCDGVLVTDLIPEEAGDYRRILQAAGLDTVFLVAPTSPPERLGAIAAASSGFIYAVSRLGVTGGSTSAGSSRDLIAELRRHTKLPVAVGFGIASAEQVSAVAAYADGAVVGSALVSAIAAAAPGTEAAAAARFLKGLRNGHR
- the trpB gene encoding tryptophan synthase subunit beta; amino-acid sequence: MKTRSAKRGNLEAPEAAPAAVGERPTRHRGDYKRPGLPSILEEIVQEQRVQSALRRTMMRGTHAQLRQALAGRADRRHFVVALREARRPAVIAELKRASPSRGRIRESFPVAELARGYERAGATALSVLTEEKHFEGRLEYLEQVRQATSLPILRKDFIVSDFQVYESAAAGADAVLLIAAIQNGTMLHRLVHAAKKAEIATLCEVHNERELKMAMGAGVDCIGVNHRDLHTFAVDLGVGEELGPQLTRDVVGVAESGLRTAEDLVRMSTAGFRAFLIGESFMQAPDPGEALAQLLSGVQMPLIKICGITNRDDALQAAAAGASAVGFVFAPSPRRVRREVVRDLAPLLPAEVLRVGVFSGAPLDEIAQTVEACGLHAVQLHGNYTPADGRRLRDRAQVAVWRAVSMPKGAEAGLEWADVAERFLLDHAGKDGVSGGSGQSFDWAQARVFARELAARVRTGAPVPGIVIAGGLKAKNVAEALRKSGAEGADTSSGVESKAGKKDPEAVQAFCHAARGVLLLRRNAVPVPANTSGAAGAAPGRFGRYGGRYVPETLVHPLDELVSAYEEAKRDPSFTAELNELLQKFAGRPTPLTFAPRLTAELGGARIYLKREDLLHTGAHKINNCLGQALLARRMGKRRIIAETGAGQHGVATATVCAHFGMECVVYMGADDMARQALNVARMRLLGAEVRAVNSGSRTLKDAINEAMRDWVSRCTDTHYLLGSVLGAHPYPAMVRDFHICIGREARQQILAAEGRLPAALIACVGGGSNAIGLFHAFLNDPGVALIGVEAGGRGTALGQHAARFQAGEGGGTPGVLQGTFSYLLQDAYGQVAPTHSISAGLDYPSVGPEHAELHDRRRAEYVAADDAAALEACQRLSRLEGIIPALESAHAVAEACRRAPQMELDSAMIINISGRGDKDMDILTRELKLNA